A genomic window from Thunnus thynnus chromosome 12, fThuThy2.1, whole genome shotgun sequence includes:
- the tmem53 gene encoding transmembrane protein 53, with protein MADDEIDYNIVFPDAGTSERYWQGTKEPVVILLGWAGCKDKHLSKYSSIYNEQGCVTIRYTAPLKTVFISESFGYKELSSTALKLLEILYDYEVENSPIFFHIFSNGGFMLYRYIVELLHNDKQFSSLRVIGAVVDSAPGSGNVRGALRALTATLGPKISPLLRYLLLALFAVTVFLLRVVLYPLTKYIHKNHYDAVQERPPTWPNFYLYSGADQVIRHRDIELFMETLKLKGVPVDSYDFVTTAHVSHFREFPEQYTLKCRDFLVACMKDSDGTEMKKRYRVQNQ; from the exons ATGGCAGACGATGAAATAGACTACAACATCGTGTTTCCAGATGCAGGGACGTCGG AGAGATACTGGCAGGGGACAAAGGAGCCAGTTGTGATTCTGTTGGGCTGGGCTGGTTGCAAAGACAAACATCTCTCTAAGTACAGCTCCATCTACAATGAACAG GGATGTGTCACCATCCGCTACACAGCTCCTTTGAAGACGGTCTTCATCTCAGAGTCGTTTGGCTATAAGGAGCTGAGCAGTACTGCCCTCAAGTTGCTGGAGATCCTCTACGACTATGAGGTGGAGAACAGTCCTATTTTCTTCCACATATTTAGTAATGGTGGCTTCATGCTGTACCGGTACATTGTGGAGCTCTTGCACAATGATAAACAGTTCAGTTCTTTGCGCGTGATCGGGGCTGTAGTGGACAGCGCCCCTGGTAGCGGGAATGTCCGTGGGGCCCTGCGTGCACTAACAGCCACCCTGGGGCCCAAAATCAGTCCACTTTTAAGGTATCTCCTGCTAGCACTTTTTGCGGTGACTGTTTTCCTGTTGCGAGTCGTGCTGTACCCGTTGACCAAGTACATCCACAAGAACCACTATGATGCTGTGCAGGAGAGGCCGCCCACCTGGCCTAATTTCTACCTGTACTCTGGAGCTGACCAGGTGATCAGACACCGGGACATCGAGCTCTTCATGGAGACCCTGAAGCTGAAAGGCGTCCCAGTGGACAGTTACGATTTTGTCACCACTGCCCATGTCAGCCATTTCCGGGAATTCCCTGAGCAGTACACTCTAAAGTGCCGCGATTTCCTGGTCGCTTGCATGAAGGACTCAGACGGgacagagatgaagaagagatACCGGGTTCAGAATCAATGA